Within Candidatus Rubrimentiphilum sp., the genomic segment GCGTTGCGACGTCGTCGCGCCGGATCACGTCGTCCCACGAATCAATCAGATCAAGAACGGTCGCCATGCCGGCGGCCAGCGTGTCTTGCGGTTTCCACGGTTCGGGTCGATACAAAAGAAGGCGAAATTCGACGGGCAACGGCTGTTGGCGCATAGCGGCGTTGACGCCGTTCGAAAAGGACTGCAGCATAGTGCGCTCTCTCGGGCCAAGCGCCAGCCACTGGCGCGCCACTATTCCACGGATATCAACAATGCGCGCCTTTTGGTCGGTGCTCAGCGTCGGCGTTCCGACAACTTCCGAGAGCCGCCCGTAAACGAACCTCCGGATGAAATCCATCTGAAAGAGCCGATCTGAACCTTCGGCAAACCCTTGCGCGAAGAAAAGATCGGAATCGTTGCGCGCACGGATGTGCGGAATGTCGCGATCGTCGCGTACGATCTCGACGGGTGCGCTCAAGCCCGCGACGCGAATCGTGCCGGAAGTTTGGGCCGCGACGCGCATGCCGGCGAACGCATTTATTGCGTACATCACGACCGCGGCAACCAGAATGAAGAATACCAGCATCACGACGCGCATAACCAGCGTTATGCGGCGGCGCCTAGACTGTAACGTAGATGTCCTCGCCGTCGATGCGCACCGTGTACGTCGGCAGCGGCATCACGGCGGGCAGCGTTAGCGCCTCGCCGGTCCTTACGTCAAAGGTTGCGCCGTGCCGCGGACAGACGATCCGCACGCCTTCGAGCTGGCCCTGGTCGAGCGCGCCGCCGTCGTGCGTGCAGATGTCTTCCACTGCATAGATCTCGCCGCCGGCGTTGCACAACAGCACCTCGGTCCCGTCGACGACGAAGCGATGCGCTTCGCCGTCGCCGATCTCGCTCTTTTTAGCGATGAGTCTTTCGGGCATCGCTTGCGCCGCTAGTCGCGGCCGTTTTTGCGGAAGTGAATGATGAACGTGTTGCCCTCTGAATCTTCGCCGAATGCCATCTTACAAACGGGCGTGTCTTCGGTCTCCGGAGCGATCTTCGCGCCGGCTTTCCGGTACTGATCGACCGCTGCCTCAAAGTTATCAACAGAAAACATCACGCCGTTTCCCTGCGTCCACGATCCGTCGTCCATCTTCCATAGACTGAACGCCGTGTTGTCGGGCATCACGAACTCGGCGCCTTGAGTGCCAAACTCGCTGGTTAGTGGTAAACCCATCACGTCGCGATAGAACTTCTTGGCGCGTTCGACGTCCTTCACGAGGTACGCCGTTGTATCTACTCCCAGGATTGCCATACTTGAATGCTCCTCTTTAAGCGCGGACTCTGCCGTTCGTTCCAATGAAAAGGCCGCCCTTGCGGGCGGCCAAAGGATGCGGAGCGCCGGAACGGCCTTAGCCGACGGAGCCTTCCATCTCCATTTTGACCAGACGATTCAACTCGACGGCATATTCCATCGGCAGTTCCTTGACGAAGAAGTCAAAGAACCCGTTGACGATCATCGCGGTGGCATCGGCCTCGTTCAAACCACGGCTCATCGCGTAGAAGAGCTGCTCCTCGCCGATCTTGCTGACGCTGGCCTCGTGTTCGACCGTCGAGCGCTGCTCGTGAATCTTCATGGTGGGCTTGGTGTCGCTCGAGGACTGCTCGTCCATGATGAGCGCGTCGCACTTGACGCGCGTCTTCGAACCGACCGCGCCCGGAAAGATCTCGACCAAGCCGCGATAAGTGGTCTTGCCGCCATGCGTGCTGACGGACTTATTCGTGACCATCGAGGTCGTGTTCGGCGCCGCATGAATCACTTTGGCGCCCGCGTCCTGGTGCTGGCCTTCGCCGGCGAACGCCATCGAAAGCACTTCACCGCGCGCGCCCTCGCCCATCAGATAGATCGACGGGTACTTCATGGTCAGGCGCGAGCCGATGTTGCCATCGACCCACTCGACCGTCGCGTTCTTGTGCGCCATGGCGCGCTTGGTGACGAGGTTGAAAATATTGCGATACCAGTTTTGGATCGTCGTGTAGCGGATAGATGCATCTTCGTGCGCGACCAACTCGACGACTGCGCTATGCAGCGACGTGGTCGAAAACTTCGGCGCGGTGCATCCCTCGATGTAATGAACTTTCGAGCCTTTGTCCGCAATGATCAGCGTGCGCTCGAACTGGCCCATGTTTTCCGCGTTGATGCGGAAATAGGCTTGGAGCGGTTGCTTCACTTCGACGCCCGGCGGAACATAGATGAACGACCCGCCCGACCACACGGCCGAGTTGAGCGCGGCGAACTTGTTGTCGGCGACTGGAATGATCGTGGCCAAATACTTTTGCACGATCTCCGGGTACTTCTTGACCGCGGTGTCCATGTCGCAGAAGAGAACGCCGAGCTTCTCGAGCTCCTCGTTCACGTTGTGATAGACGACCTCGGATTCGTACTGCGCGGAGACGCCGGCCAAAAACTTGCGCTCGGCTTCCGGAATGCCCAAACGGTCGAACGTCTTCTTGATGTCGTCGGGCACGTCGTCCCACGAGCGTTCGGCCTGGTCGGTCGACTTCACGAAGTAATGGATGTCGCCGAAATCGATCTCGTTGAGGCGCTCGGTGTCGCCCCACGTCGGCATCGGTTTGCTTAAGAAGACGTCCAGCGCTTTCAGCCGGAACTCGCGCATCCAATCCGGCTCGCCCTTCATCTCGCTGATGCGCTCGACGATCTCGCGCGTCAGGCCCTTCTCGGACTTAAAGACGTACTTGTCCTCGGAATCGTGGAAACCGTGGCGGTATTCCTCGATGAGGGGCTGGGCGGGCTTTAGTTGGGTGGCCATGTCTTATAAAGGTATGTCAGCGGTTAGCGATAGTCAAGATAATGAAGGGGTATCTTCACTTATTAAGACAGGCTGCTGAACCCGCCGGTTGCGCCCAGGCAGCTGCTTAGCGGGCGCTTGCTGCTGGGCCTGGAGCTCGAAGTCTATTTTGCCGTTACGCGACAGCTTGCGTTTCGGCGTTTGCACCGGACAGCCTAAAGCGCGCCGTCTTTTGCCCGGTAGCTTTACACAGGGGACGATAGGGGCTATTCTTTTTGCGAGCTCTTTTTCTAAAGGAAAGAGCTCGCGGTTATGGGAGGCGCGCCCTTACGCGCCATAGCGGCGAGTCGCCCGCGCAGCCGAAAAAGCGCCGGCCAAGAGCTCGCCGATGGGTCGGGGACGTGACTGCACTGCAGGCGCCAGCCGACAAGTCCGGAGGTGGGATTCCCCCAAGGCGAGGAGATCGCAATAAATTGAAAGCACTCGGTACGCACATTGTGTGCGAACTCTCGGGGTGTGACCCGGTGGCCCTTTCCGACCTGGACGGCGTCCAGAACATGATGATCGCAGCCGCGAGAATCGCGCATGCGACCATTTTGGAAAGCTCTTTTCACCGGTTCGAACCTCAAGGCGTCTCAGGCACAGTCATCCTGGCGGAGTCGCATCTTTCGATTCATACCTGGCCTGAGAAAGAATACGCCGCCATGGATTTCTACACGTGCGGCGACCACACGGATCCCTGGCTTGCTTGTTTGCATGCTGCCAAGGTTCTTTCGGCGACGCGAATGTTGACGACTGAATTCAAACGAGGCATCGAGGCAAAGAACGGAACCTTCACCCACGTCGTAACCGCCACCGAAGCAAAAGATCGCCAACGCACCGCGTAACCCGCGGTTTCTATTTGTAAGCCATGCCGAAAACTGAAAATTGGCAATGGTATGTCGAGGAATTCGCTCCGACTGAAGCCCACCATCACGCCGTGGCCCGTGTCTATTACGCGGGCCGTTCGCAATTTCAGGACATCGGCATTATAGGGACGGCTGTCTTCGGCAAAATGCTGATACTCGACGGCGACACGCAGAGCTCCCAAGCCGACGAACGAATCTATCACGAAGCGCTCGTCCATCCCGCGATGGCCGGCGCGACCGACCGTTCCGACGTTTTGATTTTGGGCGGTGGCGAGGGCGCGACACTGCGCGAGGTGTTACGGCACCCGGATGTGCGGCGCGCCACGATGGTCGACATCGATGGCGAAGTGGTGGAACTCTCGAAAATGTATCTGGCCGAATGGTCCGACGGCGCCTTCACCGAGCCGCGCGCTCGCGTGATCATCGGCGACGCGCTCAAGTTTCTGGCTGAAGACAAAGATCGCTATGGCGTGATCATCTCGGATCTGACGGAGCCGCTGGAAGATTCTCCGAGCAATCCGTTATTTTGCGACGAGGTTTTTCGCAATATCAAGAACCGGCTGGCGCCGGACGGCATCTACGTGCTGCAAGCCAGCACCGCCGGCTTTCATAACCTCTCGCTGCACTCGAAGATGGCGCGCACGCTG encodes:
- the speD gene encoding adenosylmethionine decarboxylase, producing MTALQAPADKSGGGIPPRRGDRNKLKALGTHIVCELSGCDPVALSDLDGVQNMMIAAARIAHATILESSFHRFEPQGVSGTVILAESHLSIHTWPEKEYAAMDFYTCGDHTDPWLACLHAAKVLSATRMLTTEFKRGIEAKNGTFTHVVTATEAKDRQRTA
- a CDS encoding non-heme iron oxygenase ferredoxin subunit, which encodes MPERLIAKKSEIGDGEAHRFVVDGTEVLLCNAGGEIYAVEDICTHDGGALDQGQLEGVRIVCPRHGATFDVRTGEALTLPAVMPLPTYTVRIDGEDIYVTV
- a CDS encoding VOC family protein, with protein sequence MAILGVDTTAYLVKDVERAKKFYRDVMGLPLTSEFGTQGAEFVMPDNTAFSLWKMDDGSWTQGNGVMFSVDNFEAAVDQYRKAGAKIAPETEDTPVCKMAFGEDSEGNTFIIHFRKNGRD
- the sufB gene encoding Fe-S cluster assembly protein SufB, whose translation is MATQLKPAQPLIEEYRHGFHDSEDKYVFKSEKGLTREIVERISEMKGEPDWMREFRLKALDVFLSKPMPTWGDTERLNEIDFGDIHYFVKSTDQAERSWDDVPDDIKKTFDRLGIPEAERKFLAGVSAQYESEVVYHNVNEELEKLGVLFCDMDTAVKKYPEIVQKYLATIIPVADNKFAALNSAVWSGGSFIYVPPGVEVKQPLQAYFRINAENMGQFERTLIIADKGSKVHYIEGCTAPKFSTTSLHSAVVELVAHEDASIRYTTIQNWYRNIFNLVTKRAMAHKNATVEWVDGNIGSRLTMKYPSIYLMGEGARGEVLSMAFAGEGQHQDAGAKVIHAAPNTTSMVTNKSVSTHGGKTTYRGLVEIFPGAVGSKTRVKCDALIMDEQSSSDTKPTMKIHEQRSTVEHEASVSKIGEEQLFYAMSRGLNEADATAMIVNGFFDFFVKELPMEYAVELNRLVKMEMEGSVG